The Streptomyces sp. HUAS MG91 sequence CCACGCCTGGCCCGGGCCCGCGACGCACAGGAGTGCGTGCGCGTGGTGACCGACGCGTTCGGCTCGGGTGAGCGCGAGGACGACGCCTGTGTGCTCATCGCCAGGATCGACTCCTGACGCCCTGCCGGACCCGCCGCGGGTGCGGCCGCCGGTGAACGATGTGTCGTACGCGGACCGGGCTCAGGCCTGCATCCTCTTCCCCGTGCTCCTCGGCAGCGCCAGCTTGATCTCCTGTCGCAGGTCCTCGATCTTCGGGAAACCGGCGTACTGGCCGGTGAGCCGGTACATCTCGCGCAGCCGGTCCCAGGTGCGGTGCGAGGAGTTCGCCCCCATCGAGGACAGGGCGAGCCGCGCGTACCGGTCCGCCTGTTCGGGGTCGTCGGCGATGAAGCAGGCCGACGCCATCGACAGATGGTCGAAGATCTTCGACCGGTCCCGGCCGCCCGCCCGCAGCGCGAGCGCTTCCCTGGCGTGCTGCTGGGCGATGACGGCGGCGCCCGGCTCGTGCTCGGCGAGGGTGCGATAGGCGAGGGCCTGCATGCCGTGCAGGTCCGCCTCGTCGAACATCTGCATCCAGGTCGGCGGCTCGACATCACCCTTGTCGGAGACGAAGAGGTCCTCCGCCTGGCCGAGGGTGCGCCGCATCGCCTGCCCCTTGCCCATCGAGGCCTGTGCCCAGGCCTCGATGGTGTAGAGCATCGCCTTGGTGCGGGGCAGTACCTGATCGCCCGATCCGGACTGGGCGAGCTTCATCAGGTCGAGCGCCTCGTCGGGGGCGCCGAGATGGATCTTCTGGCGGGCGGCCCTGGACAGGGCCTCGCCGGCACGGGGCCGGTCGCCGCCCTCGCGCGCGGCGTGCGCGGCGATGACGAAGTACTTCTGGGCCGTGGGCTCCAGGCCGACGTCGTGCGACATCCAGCCCGCGAGGACGGCGAGATTGGCGGCGACGCCCCACAGGCGCCGCTGGAGATGGTCGGGATGGCGGTACGAGAGCATTCCGCCGACTTCGTTGAGCTGGCCCACGACCGCCTTGCGCTGCAACCCGCCGCCGCGGGAGGCGTCCCAGGCCCGGAACACCTCGACGGAGCGCTCCAGTTCCTCGATCTCCTGCGACCCGATGGGGGCGGCCTCGTAGCGGTCGAACCCAGCGGGGTCGGCGTGCAGGGGATCGTGGTTCCTGGGAGCGTCGGCCGCGAGAGCCGGGTCGGTGTGCAGCCAGTCGTGCATGGCGCTGCTGAGTGCGGATCCTGCGGCGAGCGCGGCACCCGCGCCCACCAAGCCGCGTCGGTTGAGCATGAGGTCCATTCCCGTGAATTCGGTGAGGACCGCAGCTGTCCGCTCGGGCGCCCACGGCACTCCGTCGGGGCCCTGTTGTTCCAGGCCTCCGCCGCCCTGCCGTTTCCCCGTGCGCCCGTGCCGGACGAGACCGAGATCCTCGATGGTCACGACACGGCCGAGTCGCTCGGTGAACAGCGCCGCCAGCACCCGCGGCACCGGATCGCGCGGGATCTCTCCCATGTCGATCCAACGCCGCACCCGCGAGGTGTCCGTCGCCAGCTGGGGGTGGCCCATGGCCGCCGCCTGCCGGTTGACGAGTCGCGCGAGCTCGCCCTTGGACCAGCCGGCCAGGCCGAACAGGTCGTTCAGACGGGTGTTGGGTTGTCCGCTCACTTCAAGCCCCCAGGTTCTCGGCTGAAGTTGACAGTAGCCCTCTGTCAGTTGCTGAGCGACTATTCGCCACGGTTCGCCAGGGTGCGCCAGCTGTTGTGCTCCTGTCCCTCGGGTGTCAGGTAGGAATGCGCCACCCCGACCCGGTCGTCGCAGGGCATTCCCCAGGGTGTTACCGAACTCGGCCGGGCCGGGAGGCGCACGCAACTGATCGGCACACGAAGGGATCTGTATCTCCCATGTACGCAGCATCGTCCTCCGTGTCCGCCCCGCCCCGGCCGCTGCGCTCCGCCCGCCCGGTGGCCGGCGGCGGCCCGTACCTCGACCCCGCACGACCGGGGTCCACGGCGCTCGGTGGCGTCGGCAGGACCCGGCGAGTCCCGGGGCTCGGCACGCAACCGCTCAGCGGGAGACTCGACTTGTCCGGCCCTCAGGGCGCCCAGCTGCGCACGGCCATCGCCGCGGTGCACCGGATCTGCCCGGAGTTCCATCCGGTGCAGGTGCTGCGCCGCAGCCCGCGGTCCGTGCTCCTCGTCGGTACGACAGGGCGCAGCACCGCCGTCGCGAAGTGTTTACTGGATCACTCCCCCGTGTGGGCGGAGCGGGTCCGGCACGAGATAGCCGCCTATCGCTCGTTCGTCCGGCACCGGCCCCCCGTGCGGGTGCCACGCCTGATCGCGGCGGACCCGGACAACGGGACGCTGGTGATCGAGCGGATGCCCGGCCGGGTGGCCGCCCTGCAGCGGCATCCGGCCGAGGCACCGCCCCGGGCGGACATCAGGGCGGCGCTCGGCGCCGTCTGCCGGCTCAACCAGTGGCGGCCTCCGGCGGGCACCTTCGACGCGCCGCTGGACTACGCGGAGCGGATCAACCGGTTCCATGATCTGGGTCTGCTGACCGACCGTGACATGGGTGATCTGCAGAAGCTGCTGCACGGCATCGCGCACGCCTCGGGCCGCGGCTCGATGGGCCAGTTCTGTCACGGCGACGCCCTGCTGTCGAACATCCTGCTCTCCCCCGCGGGTCCGGTGCTCGTGGACTGGGAGCACGCCGGCTGGTACCTGCCGGGGTACGACCTGGCGACGCTGTGGGCGGTGCTCGGCGACGCGCCGGTGGCCCGCCGCCAGATCAGCCAGCTCGCGCAGTCCGGCGGCCCGGCCTCCCGCGACGCGTTCCTGGTCAATCTGATGCTCGTCCTGACCCGTGAGATCCGTACCTACGAGACGGTCGTGCAGCGTTCGATGCACGACCAGGCCCCGCCGGCACCGGCCCAGTCCGCTCACCCGCAGCCCGGTGCCGTGCCGACCGGCGAGGAGCAGCGGCTGTTGCTGCGCCGTCTGCACGACGACTGCAACATGGCCCGCAAGGCGGTGCGTGCGGCCGTCGGCACTCGCTGACCCGGACGAAGATCCGCGGTACGCCGGGGTGGAGGATGGCGTACCGCGGATCTTCTCTGTGTCCGGGAGTCGGCCACCGTTCGACTCCCGGCCGTCGGGCTTTCGTTGCCGCACATTGGTCCACACCACTGACGCGCCGCAGGCGGCCGCACCGCCGCGCCGGAAACCCCCGCACACGCGCGCTGACATGGGAAATCCCGCGAATCTCCGTTGCCCGTCCGATCATTGACGGATCGTCGGTGAGCCGATACCACTGACGACGATCGGCCCGCACGCACCGCGCACCATCCCGAGATTCGCCGGCCCCTGGAGGCACCGTTGCAACGAACCCCGCGTTCCCTCACTGGCAGAGGTCCCGGCAGCAGTACGCGCGCACGGGCCGTCGGCACCCTCGCGACGGGCGCCCTGCTCCTTCCCCTCCTCGGCGCGGCCCCGCCCCAGGACTCCGCGGCTCCGTCGGCCGCGCTCCAGGGCGCGTTCGCGTCCGCCGCGGCCGAGTACAAGGTGCCGCAGAGCGTGCTCCTCGGTGTGTCCTACCTGCAGTCGCGGTGGGACGCGCACGCCGGGGCGCCCAGCGTCAGCGGCGGCTACGGTCCGATGCACCTGACGGACGCGCGCACCGCGATCGCGAACACGGTGGCGCACGACCACGCCGAGGGCGACGCGCGCGGCGACGACTCGCGCGCCGCGCTGAAGGCCACTCCGGCATCGCGGAAGGTGCCCACCGCGTCGCAGCTCCCGGCCCGGCTCAAGACGCTGGTGCGCGCCGCGGACCTGACCGGCATCCCGGCCGCCGACCTGCGCACCGACCCGGCGGCGAACGTGCGGGGCGGCGCGGCCCTGCTCGCCGCCGCCCAGAAGCACCTCGGCAAGCCGCTCAGTTCGGACCCGGCGGACTGGTACGGCGCGATCGCGGCGTTCTCCGGCGCGGACGACGCGTCGACCGCGGCGACGTACGCCAACGATGTCTTCGCGGTGATCCGCGACGGCGAGCAGCGCACCACGGACGCCGGGCAGCGGGTGACGCTGGCGGCGGACCGGTCGGCGCAGCCGCAGGCCGCGCAGCTGCGGGCGATGGGCCTGAAGAAGACGGACACGTCCGGCACCGAGTGCCCGAGGACGGTGTCGTGCGAGTGGATCCCGGCGCCGTACGAGGAGTTCGGCGACGGCGACTACGGCAACCACGACCTCGCGGACCGGCCGAACGACCAGAGCATCGACTACATCGTCATCCACGACACCGAGGCGACGTGGGAGGAGACGCTCAAGCTGGTCCAGGACCCGACGTATCTGGCGTGGCACTACTCGCTGCGTTCGACGGACGGCCACATCGTCCAGTCGATCAAGGCGAAGGACGTCGGCTGGCACGCGGGCAACTGGTACGTGAACGCGAAGTCGATCGGTCTGGAGCACGAGGGCTTCCTCGCGCAGCCGGACTCCTGGTACACGGAGGAGATGTACCGCTCGTCGGCGCGCCTGGTGTCGTACCTGGCGAAGAAGTACGACATCCCGCTGGACCGGCAGCACATCCTCGGCCACGACACGGTGCCGGGGCCGACGACGTCCACCATCCCGTCGATGCACACGGACCCGGGTCCGTACTGGGACTGGGCGCACTACTTCCAGCTGATGGGCAAGCCGTTCCACCCGACGGCGGGCGCGCGCGGCGGTGTGGTGACGATCGACCCGCGGTTCGCGCGGAACAAGCCGGTGTTCACGGGCTGCGAGAAGGCGGGCCAGCCGTGCGCGCCGCACGGTTCGAGCGCGGTGCGGCTGTACACGGCGCCGAGTGAGGACGCCCCGCTGGTCAAGGACATCGGGCTGCGTCCGGGCGGCCAGGACTCCACGATCGATGTGAACGACGTGGCGTCGCGGGTCTCGACGGGCCAGCAGTACGCGGTCGCGGGGCGCGAGGGCGACTGGACGGCGATCTGGTACCTGGGGCAGAAGGCCTGGTTCAAGAACCCGAAGAAGCAGCCGACGGCCGTGAACGCCAAGGGACTTGTCGTCGAGCCGAAGGACGGCGCGCAGTCGGTCCCGGTGTACGGGCGGGCCTACCCGGAGAAGGAGGCCTATCCGGCGGGCATGACCCCGCAGGCGGTCTCGCCGCTGTCGTACACGCTCCTCGCGGGCCAGCGCTATGTGGTCGGCGGGCGGACCACGGGCGAGTACTTCTACTCCCCCACCTTCGACACCACCTCCCACAAGGTGGTCAAGGGCAAGGACGTGTACTACGAGATCCAGTTCGGCCACCGTGTCGCGTATGTGCGGGCGGCGGACGTGCGGGTGGTGCCGTCCACGGTGAAGTGACGGCCGTGCGCGAGTGACAGGTGGGGCCCGGGTCCGCGTGAGCGGTCCCGGGCCCTCGTCGTTCGCCGGTCGGGAGTGCTCAGCCCTGCTGGAACAGCTCGGCGGGCAGCGGCTTCAGGAGCGCGTACAGGTCGTCGGTGATGGGGCGGTCCCAGGACGCGATGGTCACCAGGACGCCGTCGCTGCGGTCGAACTGAACGCAGGAGATCCGGGTCTCGGACAGCTTGAGGCGGCGCACGATGAGGAGGTTGTCGCCCTGCATCACGGGGACGTCCTCGACGTCGGTGACCGTGACCTCCTCGTCGTTCTCCAGCGCGATGAGCAGCTGGGCGACCTCGAAGGGGATCTCGCCCTCGGCGACCTCGCGGGCCGGGGAGCCCTCCGGCAGGTTGCCGATCACCATCGCGGGACCGCGGCCGCCGAACAGGTCGTAGCGCAGGAACACGCCCTGGCAGGTTCCGTCGGGGGCGGGCAGCAGGCCCGCGCCGAGGTTGCCCGGCCAGTCGCCCGGGTCCATGGCCAGGACGTCGAAGTCGGGGCCCGCGGGGGTCGCTGCTCGGCGGCGGAGGAAGGACATGCGGCCCATGGTACGTCGCCCCGGCGCCTTCTCCCCCTGCGGGGCTCCGGCGCCGGGGGCCGATGCGGGGCTAGGGCCTGTCTCTCAGATCCCTCCTGCCTCGCGACGCCTGGCACGCACTCTCGCCGCACCGGGTACAAGGCCGAGTACGTCCAGTACGAGGCCTCGCACCCGGCACGCCGAGAGCACGCACCAGACGCCGCGAGGCCCGCCCTCCGGGCGGACGGAGGGATCTGAGAGACAGGCCCTAGGTGTGCAGCGCCGCGGCCAGTCCCGCCTGGTCCGTGCCGACCTTGCGGTACACCGCGGACAGCAGGCGCACCACGTCCGGCTCCGTCAG is a genomic window containing:
- a CDS encoding aminoglycoside phosphotransferase family protein, translating into MYAASSSVSAPPRPLRSARPVAGGGPYLDPARPGSTALGGVGRTRRVPGLGTQPLSGRLDLSGPQGAQLRTAIAAVHRICPEFHPVQVLRRSPRSVLLVGTTGRSTAVAKCLLDHSPVWAERVRHEIAAYRSFVRHRPPVRVPRLIAADPDNGTLVIERMPGRVAALQRHPAEAPPRADIRAALGAVCRLNQWRPPAGTFDAPLDYAERINRFHDLGLLTDRDMGDLQKLLHGIAHASGRGSMGQFCHGDALLSNILLSPAGPVLVDWEHAGWYLPGYDLATLWAVLGDAPVARRQISQLAQSGGPASRDAFLVNLMLVLTREIRTYETVVQRSMHDQAPPAPAQSAHPQPGAVPTGEEQRLLLRRLHDDCNMARKAVRAAVGTR
- a CDS encoding N-acetylmuramoyl-L-alanine amidase, with the protein product MLLPLLGAAPPQDSAAPSAALQGAFASAAAEYKVPQSVLLGVSYLQSRWDAHAGAPSVSGGYGPMHLTDARTAIANTVAHDHAEGDARGDDSRAALKATPASRKVPTASQLPARLKTLVRAADLTGIPAADLRTDPAANVRGGAALLAAAQKHLGKPLSSDPADWYGAIAAFSGADDASTAATYANDVFAVIRDGEQRTTDAGQRVTLAADRSAQPQAAQLRAMGLKKTDTSGTECPRTVSCEWIPAPYEEFGDGDYGNHDLADRPNDQSIDYIVIHDTEATWEETLKLVQDPTYLAWHYSLRSTDGHIVQSIKAKDVGWHAGNWYVNAKSIGLEHEGFLAQPDSWYTEEMYRSSARLVSYLAKKYDIPLDRQHILGHDTVPGPTTSTIPSMHTDPGPYWDWAHYFQLMGKPFHPTAGARGGVVTIDPRFARNKPVFTGCEKAGQPCAPHGSSAVRLYTAPSEDAPLVKDIGLRPGGQDSTIDVNDVASRVSTGQQYAVAGREGDWTAIWYLGQKAWFKNPKKQPTAVNAKGLVVEPKDGAQSVPVYGRAYPEKEAYPAGMTPQAVSPLSYTLLAGQRYVVGGRTTGEYFYSPTFDTTSHKVVKGKDVYYEIQFGHRVAYVRAADVRVVPSTVK